In Salinisphaera sp. LB1, one genomic interval encodes:
- a CDS encoding 5-oxoprolinase/urea amidolyase family protein: MSGGPIRWVGSRAVLVERDTLDEVLALHAYLLDRPLPGQIDLVPAAKTLLIKCDSHRNAARAHAAVHDIHAPPIEQADGKTVEIEVVYDGEDLETVAELTGLGVDGVIEAHTRQTWRAAFSGFAPGFVYLAAEDDTLDVPRRDSPRTAVPAGSVALAGPFSAVYPRRSPGGWQLIGRTDARVWDIEREEPALIQAGDLVRYKAVDRLQREQGDETTARAEAPDTVAKPALEIVDPGLQSLIEDLGRPGLSHLGVSVSGAADEAAARQANRLVGNRADDAVIETLLGDLTIRARGDLTLARTGADTQATIDSERGPRTAPLRAPFALHDSETLTLATPQRGLRSYIAVRGGLDVPAVLGSRSHDALSGIGPEPLAAGRVLPVGAAGPSHIVGAPEPTTLAERDEDKTVALRIVLGPRDDWFSPATRARFTRQRWRATEQSNRVGVRLDLDTDNDNGAALERDRDGELPSEGTVPGALQIPPSGLPVLFLKDHPVTGGYPVIAVVIAEDLPLAAQIAPGEAVRFAVVDPDTLAPIEDDQDDGRPPAEESP; encoded by the coding sequence ATGAGCGGCGGCCCCATACGATGGGTCGGCAGCCGGGCCGTACTGGTCGAGCGGGACACGCTGGACGAGGTGCTTGCCCTGCATGCATATCTGCTCGATCGCCCCCTGCCCGGACAGATCGATCTCGTGCCGGCTGCGAAGACGCTGCTGATCAAGTGCGACTCGCACCGCAATGCGGCCCGGGCCCACGCCGCCGTGCACGACATCCACGCTCCGCCGATCGAGCAGGCCGACGGCAAGACCGTCGAGATCGAGGTGGTCTACGACGGCGAGGATCTGGAAACCGTGGCCGAACTGACCGGGCTTGGCGTGGACGGCGTGATCGAAGCCCATACGCGCCAGACGTGGCGCGCCGCCTTCAGCGGCTTCGCCCCGGGCTTCGTGTATCTCGCCGCCGAGGATGACACGCTCGATGTACCGCGCCGCGATTCGCCGCGTACCGCCGTACCGGCCGGCTCGGTGGCCCTGGCCGGCCCGTTCAGCGCCGTGTATCCGCGCCGCTCGCCCGGCGGCTGGCAGCTGATCGGCCGGACCGATGCGCGCGTCTGGGATATCGAGCGCGAGGAACCGGCATTGATCCAGGCCGGCGATCTCGTGCGCTACAAAGCCGTCGACCGCCTGCAGCGCGAACAGGGTGACGAGACCACAGCCCGCGCGGAGGCACCGGACACCGTCGCCAAACCGGCCCTCGAGATCGTGGACCCCGGCCTGCAGTCGCTGATCGAGGATCTCGGCCGGCCCGGGCTGAGCCATCTCGGCGTATCGGTCTCGGGGGCGGCCGACGAAGCCGCGGCGCGCCAGGCCAACCGGCTGGTCGGCAACCGGGCCGACGACGCGGTGATCGAAACCCTGCTGGGCGACCTGACGATCCGTGCGCGCGGCGATCTAACGCTGGCCCGGACCGGCGCCGACACGCAAGCCACGATCGACAGCGAACGCGGCCCGCGCACGGCCCCGCTCCGGGCGCCGTTCGCCCTGCACGATAGCGAAACACTGACGCTGGCTACGCCGCAACGGGGCCTGCGCAGTTATATCGCCGTGCGCGGCGGGCTCGATGTACCGGCCGTGCTGGGGAGCCGTTCGCACGATGCCCTGTCCGGCATCGGGCCCGAACCGCTGGCCGCCGGCCGCGTGCTGCCGGTCGGGGCCGCCGGACCGTCGCATATCGTCGGCGCACCCGAACCCACGACCCTCGCCGAGCGCGACGAAGACAAGACCGTCGCGCTGCGCATCGTCCTCGGCCCCAGAGACGACTGGTTCAGCCCCGCCACCCGGGCGCGCTTCACCCGCCAGCGCTGGCGCGCGACCGAGCAGTCCAACCGTGTCGGCGTACGCCTGGATCTGGACACCGACAACGACAACGGCGCGGCACTCGAGCGCGACCGCGACGGCGAACTCCCGAGCGAGGGCACGGTGCCCGGCGCCCTGCAGATACCGCCGTCGGGCCTGCCCGTGCTGTTTCTGAAGGATCATCCGGTTACAGGCGGCTATCCGGTGATCGCCGTGGTCATCGCCGAAGACCTGCCCCTCGCCGCCCAGATCGCGCCGGGCGAGGCCGTGCGCTTCGCGGTGGTCGATCCAGACACGCTGGCGCCGATCGAAGACGACCAGGACGACGGCCGACCGCCGGCCGAGGAATCGCCATGA
- a CDS encoding biotin carboxylase N-terminal domain-containing protein — MKKVLIANRGEIAVRIVRACRDAELASVAVYADNDADALHVRLADAAYGLEGTTGEQTYLNIDKLLDVAEHAGADAVHPGYGFLSENADFAQAVMDAGLIWIGPSPQAIRDLGNKVTAREIAVATGAPLVPGSNGPVDNADAVREFAEAHGLPIIIKAAFGGGGRGMKIVRRAEDIEDAFDSAVREGKTAFGLGECFVERFLDKPRHVEAQILADTHGHIIVVGTRDCSLQRRNQKLVEEAPAPFLSDAQRAEIHRSAKAICREAGYTGAGTVEYLVGHEGEISFLEVNTRLQVEHPVTEATSGIDLVIEQFRIADGQALRVTEDPEPSGHAFEFRLNAEDPARGFLPFPGTVETFEAPTGHGIRIDTGVRSGSVVPETFDSLLAKLIVHGETRPQALARARAALDELVIKGLPTVVPFHRAVLNEPAFTDAHTFDVHTSWIETEFRQRLAASPELAAATPDGTRQKLTIDVDGRAVQLGLPAALYAALMHPGQHSTASGAPDAGEDAADESQVVASISGNLVKWVVEDGAEVAAGEALAVLEAMKMETTVAAPRAGRFSRGEQQPGDRVTNGEALGRIE; from the coding sequence ATGAAGAAAGTACTGATCGCCAACCGCGGCGAAATCGCCGTACGCATCGTGCGGGCCTGCCGCGATGCTGAGCTCGCCTCGGTGGCCGTCTATGCCGACAACGACGCCGATGCGCTGCACGTGCGTCTGGCCGATGCCGCCTACGGCCTCGAGGGGACCACCGGCGAACAGACGTATCTGAATATCGACAAACTGCTGGACGTCGCTGAACACGCCGGCGCGGATGCGGTACACCCGGGCTACGGCTTTCTCTCCGAGAACGCGGATTTCGCCCAGGCGGTGATGGATGCCGGGCTGATCTGGATCGGGCCGTCGCCACAGGCGATTCGCGATCTCGGCAACAAGGTCACCGCGCGCGAAATCGCGGTCGCCACCGGCGCACCGCTGGTGCCGGGCTCGAACGGGCCGGTCGACAATGCCGATGCGGTGCGCGAATTCGCCGAGGCACACGGGCTGCCGATTATCATCAAGGCAGCGTTCGGCGGCGGCGGACGCGGCATGAAGATCGTGCGCCGCGCCGAGGATATCGAGGACGCCTTCGATTCGGCGGTGCGCGAGGGCAAGACGGCCTTCGGCCTCGGCGAATGCTTCGTGGAACGCTTTCTCGACAAACCGCGGCACGTCGAAGCACAGATCCTGGCCGATACCCACGGCCATATCATCGTCGTGGGCACGCGCGACTGCTCGCTGCAACGGCGCAACCAGAAGCTGGTCGAGGAAGCCCCGGCGCCGTTTCTCAGCGATGCGCAGCGCGCCGAAATCCATCGCTCGGCCAAGGCGATCTGCCGCGAGGCGGGTTATACCGGGGCCGGCACCGTCGAATACCTGGTCGGCCACGAGGGCGAAATCTCCTTTCTCGAAGTCAATACCCGCCTTCAGGTCGAGCATCCGGTCACCGAGGCCACCAGCGGCATCGATCTGGTGATCGAACAGTTTCGGATCGCCGACGGCCAGGCACTGCGCGTGACCGAGGACCCCGAACCGAGCGGCCATGCCTTCGAATTCCGTCTCAACGCCGAGGACCCGGCGCGCGGGTTCCTGCCGTTCCCGGGCACAGTCGAAACTTTCGAAGCACCGACCGGCCACGGCATTCGTATCGATACCGGCGTGCGCTCCGGCTCGGTGGTGCCGGAGACCTTCGACTCCCTGCTGGCCAAGCTGATTGTGCATGGTGAGACGCGCCCTCAGGCGCTCGCACGCGCCCGGGCCGCGCTGGACGAGCTCGTGATCAAAGGCCTGCCGACCGTCGTGCCCTTTCATCGCGCCGTGCTCAACGAGCCGGCGTTCACCGATGCCCACACCTTCGACGTCCACACAAGCTGGATCGAGACCGAATTCAGGCAGCGGCTGGCCGCGTCGCCGGAGCTGGCGGCCGCCACGCCGGATGGCACGCGACAAAAACTGACGATCGATGTCGATGGCCGCGCGGTACAGCTTGGCCTGCCGGCTGCGCTCTATGCGGCCCTGATGCATCCCGGCCAGCACAGCACGGCGAGCGGGGCGCCGGACGCCGGCGAGGACGCGGCCGACGAATCGCAGGTCGTCGCCTCCATCAGCGGCAATCTCGTGAAATGGGTGGTCGAAGACGGCGCCGAAGTCGCCGCCGGCGAGGCGCTGGCCGTGCTCGAAGCAATGAAAATGGAAACCACCGTCGCCGCCCCGCGCGCCGGGCGGTTTTCACGCGGCGAACAACAGCCTGGCGATCGCGTGACCAACGGCGAGGCGCTGGGCCGCATCGAGTAG
- a CDS encoding GntR family transcriptional regulator has protein sequence MNLRDSTPVTIDDQPRAEHAHTGAWVAGILRTRIADGQLKPGSRLSEQALATALGVSRNTLREAFTMLAAESIVRRIPNRGVFVASPGPDDVREIYNVRRAIEPGAVLWGQPSEDALAHMAAIIDQAHRARDAGDITAMADANQALHKAIVTLTGSRTLERLMERVLAEMRLIFHAMASMPDFHSHYVERNGELVALLRAGRRQDAAERLRQYLDVAETELLGHLAATR, from the coding sequence ATGAATTTGCGCGACAGCACACCAGTCACGATCGACGACCAGCCGCGGGCCGAACACGCCCACACCGGCGCCTGGGTTGCGGGCATCCTGCGCACGCGAATCGCCGATGGGCAGCTCAAGCCGGGTTCGCGATTGTCCGAACAGGCGCTGGCGACCGCTCTTGGGGTTTCGCGCAACACGCTGCGCGAAGCCTTCACCATGCTGGCGGCCGAATCGATCGTGCGGCGCATCCCCAACCGCGGCGTGTTCGTCGCCTCACCGGGCCCAGACGACGTGCGCGAAATCTACAACGTGCGCCGTGCGATCGAACCCGGCGCGGTGCTCTGGGGCCAGCCGAGCGAAGACGCGCTCGCACATATGGCGGCGATCATCGATCAGGCGCACCGTGCCCGCGATGCCGGCGACATCACGGCCATGGCCGACGCCAACCAGGCGCTGCACAAGGCGATCGTCACGCTCACCGGCAGCCGCACGCTCGAACGGCTCATGGAACGCGTGCTGGCCGAAATGCGCCTGATCTTCCACGCGATGGCGTCCATGCCCGACTTCCACAGCCATTACGTCGAACGCAACGGCGAACTGGTCGCCCTGCTACGCGCCGGCCGGCGGCAGGACGCCGCCGAGCGCCTGCGCCAATATCTGGACGTGGCAGAAACCGAACTGCTCGGGCATTTGGCCGCAACGCGATGA